DNA from Mucilaginibacter mallensis:
GTCTGTTTTCTCTTCATACCGGCCTGGATTATCGCTGATAACAGCGGATGTTATTAAGGCTTTATTCCCAAAATGATCCATTCCTTTTTTTAAGGTGACCTGAAAGCTGGTACTGTTGCCATCAGGTAAAATTTCGCTTTCAACAGTAATTGAACCTTTATGGAGCTCTACGATGCTTTTGGCAAGCGCGAGGCCAATTCCATAACCGGTATTTTGCTTCCCATAATCGTTTTCCTGGAAATAATTTTTGAACAGGTTTTCCAGATTTTCAGGGGCGATACCCTTACCATTATCAGCTATGGTAATTGTAACGGTATCTTTATTTTCTTCAACAACTATGCTGATGCGGCCGCCATCGTAGGTGAATTTAAAAGCATTATGAATTAAATTAAAAAACACCTTTTCCAATTGCACCCTGTCAAAATAAAGCTGGATATTTTCAACAGGCGTAATGAATTCGGTTGTGATATTTCTTGATAAGGATGTATCATAAAAAGAATTATATATTTCATTCAGCACCGAAACAATGTTATCCTCCGACACATGAAGCCTAAGGTTCCCTGTTTCCGCTTTTCTGAAATTCATCAGCTCGTTAACGAGTTGGAGCAGGCTGTTGGAACTCTTTTTTATGATCTGCAGTTCTTTGGCGTTTTCAACATCTGCCTGACCCTGAAGTATTAGTTTTTCAACAGGCCCAAATATTAAAGAAAGGTGAGTGCGGATCTCATGAGATATGTTCGTAAAGAAATTCAGCTTTAATTGGGTTAACTCCTGATCTCTCCTTAACAACGACCTTAAAATAAAAAAACGGGCCAAAAGAAATATTAAACCACCTGTAAACAACACATACAGGCCATAAGCCCATACAGTAGCCCAAAATGGCGGCATTATTTTAATACGTAAAATGGCGGCTTTTCCCCAAATGCCGTCATTATTGGTTCCCTTAGCATAAAAGGTATAATCACCAGGAGGCACATTAGTATATGACGCGGATGGGATAGCTGTATAGATCCAGTCTTTATCAAAATTCGCTAATTTGTAAGCGTACCTGTTCTTTTCGGATTTTATGTAATTCAGCGCAGCAAAATCAATGGTAAAAATATTTTGCGCATGCGAAAAAACAATATCATGGGTTAAACTAATGTCTTTTGTTAATATTTTGCCGCTTTGCTCAATGGGTACGGGTTTGTTAAATAGCTTTAATGCAGTAATGATAACCGGAGGCGCCACATTGTTATCATTAATTTGCGAAGGAAAGAAACTTGTTAAGCCGTTAAATCCGCCAAAAAACATCTCGCCATCATCTGATTTATAGCAAGAGTTGATGTTGAACGTATTGGCGCCCAATCCATCACTTTTAGTGTAATTTTTAAAGGTTTTTGCCGCAATGTTAAATTTGGACAAACCGTTACTGGTACTTATCCAAAGATTACCCTCATCTTCTAATATACCAAGCACATTGTTATTTGCCAGTCCTTCCTTTTCAGTATAAACCACAAAGTTTTTTTGCGCTGCATCATACATCGCCAATCCGCCATAGTAAGAGCCTATCCAAAGTCGGTTCCTTTTATCTAAATACAATGTATTTACCGATAATAAGAATTGATTGCCCAGTGAATTAAAACGCTGTAATTGCCCGGAGGCATACCATACCACAAATAAGCCCTTGTTGGTACCTATCCATAGGTTTTTGTCTTTATCCTCTAATATGCCATAAACAGATTTACGCCCGATCCTGCTTTCCAGCGGACTGCCGGTATGCCTTAATTGTGTGTCGTTTCTGTGGAAAGCCAGCAGCCCACTTTGAGTTCCGATCCAAAAATTACCCCTTGAATCTTCATATATCCTCAATATTTCAGACCCTAAGGTAACGGGGTCATTCTCCTGGTATAAGTACTTAGTAAAGTTATGGGTTGGGGCATTAAATAAATTCAACCCACCACCATGGGTACCAACCCAAACATGCTGATCTTTATCAATATAAACTGCCTTAATCAAATCTGAACCCAATGAAGAAGCATCGTTTACCTTATTTTGATAAGTGTTAACCACATCTGTTTTACGGTTAAAATAATTAAGCCCCCCGCCTTCTGTACCTATCCAAAGGTTATGGAGTGCATCCTCAGCTACCGCACTAATAACATTGTTGTTTATGGCAGAATGGTAGCGGACTGTTTGAAAAGTCAGGAAAGTATTATTATGGTTAGCCACCATATTGATGCCTCCCCAATAGGTGCCAATCCATATCGTATTATCCCGGTCAATAAACGTGCTGTAAATGGAGTTTTGGCTTAGGCTGTTCTTATTGTCAGGATCATGTTTGTAAGCAATAAATTGATGCGTTACCGGATCCAGGATACTTAGTCCGGCCTGGGTGCCTATCCATATTTTCCCGGTTTTATCAACACTTAGTGTTCTGATGTTATTGTTGATAGGTCCATTGCTACCCGCGTTACTTAAGAAACGGTTAAATGTATTATTACTTCTGTTATACAAGTCAACGCCACCATGCAACGTGCCTATCCATAAATTCCCGGCGGGGTCCTCATTAACGGCAGTAACATAATTGTCGCTTAAGCTATTTGGCTGATCTGCTTTTTGCCGGTACATTTTGTAGGTAAAGCTTCTCCCCTGCCGGGTCATTTGTGTAAGGCCGGCTGACGATCCCAGCCAGTAAGTTCCTAAATGATCCTGGTACAGAACGTGCGTATTATTTCCGTACAAGCCGGCAACACTGTCGGGCAATTGTACAGGTGAAAACTTATTTATTTTCCGGTCCTCCAGTCGTTTTAATCCTTCGGTGCACCATACCCACAGGTTGTTTTCCCGGTCTTCGTAAATGCAGCTGATTACCTGGTTATTTGTTAGTGCCCCACCCAGGTTGATCCGTTCAAAATTATCAGTTTCGGGATTGTAACGGTTCAAGCCATTCCGGGTACCCACCCAAAGTACCTGGTGAGAATCCAGCAGTATTGAGGTAATATAATCCGACGAAAGACTTGTCCTGTCGGCAGGATCGTTATTATAGATTTTAAAGCTAAGCGTATTGTATTTATTAAGGCCATGCTGGGTACCATACCACATAAATCCGCGGCTATCCTGTGCAACGGCTAAAACAGAATTTTGCGATAAGCCATCATCTACAGTAAGGTTTTCAAAAACAATACTCTGACTATATGCAGCTAAGGAAAGAAATATAAAAAACAGGAATATCGCTACAACTAGTTTCATCTTATGGCCTGAATATAAAATTAACGAATTCCTGGCTGACCTGAAAATCACGGGCAAATTAAATCTATTAGCTGATACTTCTCCCCATCAGGTCTGTAAAGCCTATTTAACAGGCAGCCCGATAATTGACTGATATAAACTTTCCGGAAACAACACAGCCTGTTTCTTTAACTTTTCAGGCATATATTTCCACGGAAATGTGGTAATAGATTTCCCTGACAACTCTCTTTTCGGCTTATCATCATCCTTAATATTAGGGATATTATTCCGGCCGGCAATACTGCCAACAAAGCTATTGTTTACAAAAAACGTTTGCGCATATTTTTGGGGCGATTGACTAAAAACGCCAAAGGTTTTGCCCGGGTAACTAAAATAGTTTTCTTCAAAATAAAGGTTTACCGGGCGGCCATCCATGTCGGCAACCTCAGTGGTATATTGCTTTTCCGAATCATTATAAAATATGTTTCCTTTTATGATAGTACTATCCGTAATCCCGGCAAAATTGAATAACCGCTTGCGTTTCAATCCATCGTTCACACTCAAATTGTATTGAATAATGTTGTCAGTGGTTTTAACATTGTCATTATTAATAACATCTGATATCACCAACGCAAAGCCACCATCATTATCATGGCTATAGTTATATTGGATAACAGTATGGCGACAGTTACCGTCAATATCAAACGACTGCCCATCATTGGCCCAGTTCTCGTTTTTAGTATACGCTACTTCATTATACTGTATCAACACATGGTCGCTGCTATGGGGCCATATTGCCACAGCATTATCAAGGGCCCGGGTACGGATATAGAATAACTTGTTATGTTCAATTAAGGCTGTATCAAAGGCCTTAACAACAATACCGTCGCCGCCAATGTCTTTCAATATACTGTTACGGATGATCAGATCCTTATTGGGGAACCAGTTGCTCCGGACGCTAAAAGTGCCATTACCCCTGATGCCGTTACGGTCAACACGTTCCACTGTACAGTTTTCAATCAGCAAATGCTCAATATTACTGCGCATGGGGCCTTCGCAATCCCAAAATATGCCACACCCTTCAGCCGAACCTTTTTTATTGTCGCCGTTAACATCGTGAACATGTAAGTTGGCCAGGCGGATATTATGCAGGGTGCCAATATTTTCGGCTAAAATACGCACCCCGGTTGGACCTGTCTTTTGAGACGCAACATTACTGTCAAAGTTTGATAATGACAGGTATTCCACCACAAGGTATTCCACATTTTTGATGAGCAAGGCATCCCTGAAATGCCCGGCCGCTTTAATTTCAGGCAGAGCACCTTTCCCATAGGCACCAAAAACCACCGGCTTACCCGGTATACCTGAACCAACTGGTGCCAATTGCCCTTCCCAGGTTTCGCCGCGCTTAAACAGGAGGCTATCTCCGGCAGTAAAAGCATGTTCATTCACTTTTATTAACGATTGCCAGGGCTTATCGCTACTAAGACCGCTGTTACTATCGCTGCCTGCTTTGCTGTCAACATAATAGGTTTTACTAAAGGCACACAGTACATTACATCCTAAAATCAGTATCGTTAATATTTTCTTCATCCAGTTAATAAGTTTGACCTTTGCTGATCAAAGACTTTAATAATGTTTAATATTGGTTTTAAACAAATATGAACGAAGCAATTAAAAAATAAGGGGTAAAATCCTAAATAAATAGGGGTGATATCCTAAATAACCACAAAAATCAAGGTTATTATGATCGTTTATCAAATCGCTGTACTTAACATCGAATATTCATCGATGTTAAGTACAAGCCATTTATATGAAGCAGCCACCTTACGGTTACCGTTTTAGTTTATAATGTTAATCTTTACCGGGCCTAACAGTCCTGATGATTCCAACTGAGTTTGTGCATTAATCCAATTGACAACTGCAGTTTGTCTTTGTGCAGCCGGTATAGCGCTATCACCAATCAGCCGGTTAAGCCATGTATTCACTACTTTTATATCCAGTTTATTTATGCCTGGTTTAAGAGCTTTGGTAATATCAACCTGGTATGGCGGTGTCCAGGCACCCCCCATTTCTATACCGTTAACGGTTACTTTGGCAATGGCACGGGCAACACCCAAATCAATAATATACCGGGCACCTTTTGCTGTTTTATCTACCTTAAAAGTATTGTGGTAATAGGCTGTTCCTGCATAATATTTAATGCTGTCATTGGTATTTTGCGTCCAGTCTGTCAACGTATTAAATATAACCGGTTTTGCAGGGCCGCGCATTGCATGGTCAAAATCGACTGTCCATGGTTGGTTTATGGAGATTGTTTTTTTAACTGCCGCGTAGTTTGATTTAGTGGTATCACCGGTATTAGTTGTATTTTTTCTGAATACTACGAATGCGCTTTCAAAAGGAGCCAGTTGCATGGGTATTGATGTGGTGACGCCATTTTGGTGATATGCCGGTAAATCGCGGGTACTGCCATCAATCGCATTCCATAATTCAGGGCTTTTACCATTTATACGGAACGCGGTTGATATATTAACCGTTTTGTTTTTTTGGTTCGATACAAAATAAACTGAGCCATCCGGCAATTGCCTGTGTATAAACAGGATCGAATCGCTTTTAGTGATCTTTAAATCAGGGACCACTTTTATCATATCAAAAGCCTGCTGCATATCCATGCCGCTAATCACTAAACCCTTGCCGTAATGATTAACTTTTACCATTGTTCCATCAACTTTACCCCAAAGCTCATCTGCCATTCTTTTAACCTGCTGATCAGCCTCCGGATAATTTGCCAGGCTTGGCGAACGAAGTGGTTTAGGGCCTAATACTACTGCTCCCTGCTGCACCAGTTCCTTTATTTTTGATAACAGTTCAGGGCGAATAGTTTCCAGCTTAGGTAACACCAGTATGCTATAGCTGATGCCGTTTGGTAACACCAGCTTACCATTACTAACTGATAGTCGCTGTTTAATTACATCGCCATTGATATAATCGTATGAATAACCTTGCGGAAGCGCCGGATCGGTTACGCCGGTCATTTTTGGTGCGTCCTCACCTATAAAATAAGCTGCATCGGCTACATAGTGGCCCTGCTGCAACATCATGTTGCAACGCTTGATGTATTTAAGCAGTATATCCATATCAAAGAACCAGGTATTCAATCTGTTAAACTCTACACCGAACCAGGCGCTCATGCCGGGAAGCTTGAGGCTGTCCGGTTGTGAAATATACACGTGCAGCAGGGTATTGTTAATGCCCTCGGTAAAGAATCGGTCACCTCGCTTTTTGAACATGGCCGGATAACGGTAAAAAGGACTGCCTGCTGCGGTAAATGACTCCGCCGAAACTTTGGTTTTTCCATAGATATGCGCCGATGATGATGCCGCGCGGTTCTCAATATCGCCCAGGTCACCCTCACTCCAGAACTCACCACCTACTTCATCCGACTGCCCGCCATATTGCAAAAACTCACCCGGATACCCCCAGTGTCCATAGTTTTCGAGCCAGGTAGTGAGGCCGTACTTGTGGCTGATATCCCTTAAACCACCAACATATTTAAAGGATACATCATCGGCAATAAGCCGCCTTAAATCCCACAGAAAACGGTCAGACATATCTTCACTGCCCACAACTTTCCCCTGTAATACCGGGATATAGGGCGTAGGATCATAATGATAAGTTTGTTCAAACTCCGGGATCAGGCTATCAGTCCAGTTTTGGCTGCCTGTTTCATAGCTGTCTTCAACAGTTACTTTCCAGGTTTTGCGGTCCTCAGCCGGGATCCGTTTCATGATCTCGCCCAGAAAAGCATTAAAGTGCTCGGCAACGTGTTCTTTGCTCATCTTGTCAACCTCCATGCCGCGCCCTTCAGGCGGTGCGGGTGAATTGGTTACATTGGTGGGCGCCATGCCGCTACGCTCAATGATCCAGTTGCCGGCGGGCACATTCCATGTCAGGGTACCATCAGCGGTCATGTATTTTGACAGGTCGATAACCTTTGCGGGATCAATTATATAGGCAGATTTTTCCACAGGCTGTGGTACCCATTGGTAAGCCTCCCAAAATGGGTGTGGCGTAGGCCACATTTTCGCCAGCGTTTTCTCTATATAATTTTCAACCATGGGTGTAGCCGATAACTTAATTTCGGCTAAATCTGAGTTGGGCGATACACCTGTAAATACCAGTCTAAAGTTGTTTGAAATTGTCGCAGGTATTGAAAAGGCTGCGGGGCCAAAGGGTATAAAGCCCGTGTTAAGCGCCGGGTTGCTACGGTCAATAACAAAGTGCTTAATTGTAACATAGGCATCATTTACTTTGGCTTGTATCTCGCCCTCCAGGCGTACTGCCTGGTTGGTTGCAGTAATAACCACACTGCGCACCGTGTAGGGCGTTTTGGTATCAATATTCAGCGTAAAGGGCTGCCCTCCTTTTAAATGGATGCCCGTTTTAGTGTCATGATCCATTAAATTGCTGAGAGAATCTATTGCCGGCTCCGATGAGAGCTCTGGCTTTAACGCGCTGATATCTTTATCATAATCAGCAGCCACGGGATAGGCCAAAACCTTTACGTCCTGAAAATCTGCCTGCGGCTTATCCAACGGTTCGCTAAAAGCCATTGGCCCCTTCACCATTACCTGCGACGAGGTAATATAACGCATGGACTGTCCCGCTTTAATCCATGGGCCGCCAGACTGGCTCCAGCCCGGCCCGTTGAAGATGCCGATCTGGATATTGAGCCGCGTAGCCGCTTTCAGGGCTGCATGTAATATGTCCCACCACTCATCAGTAAACATTTTAACCTTGCCATATGGCACATCATCCAGCCCGATATTACCAATAAAGGCCCGGTTGATGCCTACCTTCTTCATAGCTTCCAGGTCCTTTACCACTCCTTCCTTTGATATATTGCCCGAGATCCAATACCAGTAAACGCTGGTTTGTACAGAATCCGGAATATGGACAAACTTAGTTTCCAACTTTTGAAAACTGGAAGCCCTATTCGGGAGCCCTAACGAACCCGTTGTGTTTTGCCCATTAACCTGTTGAACACATAGAAAAGCAAATAACAATAAAAAAATGAGTGATCTTAAATTATACATAGTTGTGATTGGTAAGGAAGCCCTTGAGCACTTGATTACAAGCAATTAGAAAAAAGCTCCTGTGGCTGGAACATTAATTATTTTTTTAGTCAAAAAAAGAGATTTATTGGTTTTATAATGTTGTAAGGATACCCTTTAACATTTTTATCTGCAACCTGTACCATACTGGTATCTATGCTGCACTGTGCTGTATTATATACCTGCGCTGC
Protein-coding regions in this window:
- a CDS encoding hybrid sensor histidine kinase/response regulator transcription factor; this encodes MKLVVAIFLFFIFLSLAAYSQSIVFENLTVDDGLSQNSVLAVAQDSRGFMWYGTQHGLNKYNTLSFKIYNNDPADRTSLSSDYITSILLDSHQVLWVGTRNGLNRYNPETDNFERINLGGALTNNQVISCIYEDRENNLWVWCTEGLKRLEDRKINKFSPVQLPDSVAGLYGNNTHVLYQDHLGTYWLGSSAGLTQMTRQGRSFTYKMYRQKADQPNSLSDNYVTAVNEDPAGNLWIGTLHGGVDLYNRSNNTFNRFLSNAGSNGPINNNIRTLSVDKTGKIWIGTQAGLSILDPVTHQFIAYKHDPDNKNSLSQNSIYSTFIDRDNTIWIGTYWGGINMVANHNNTFLTFQTVRYHSAINNNVISAVAEDALHNLWIGTEGGGLNYFNRKTDVVNTYQNKVNDASSLGSDLIKAVYIDKDQHVWVGTHGGGLNLFNAPTHNFTKYLYQENDPVTLGSEILRIYEDSRGNFWIGTQSGLLAFHRNDTQLRHTGSPLESRIGRKSVYGILEDKDKNLWIGTNKGLFVVWYASGQLQRFNSLGNQFLLSVNTLYLDKRNRLWIGSYYGGLAMYDAAQKNFVVYTEKEGLANNNVLGILEDEGNLWISTSNGLSKFNIAAKTFKNYTKSDGLGANTFNINSCYKSDDGEMFFGGFNGLTSFFPSQINDNNVAPPVIITALKLFNKPVPIEQSGKILTKDISLTHDIVFSHAQNIFTIDFAALNYIKSEKNRYAYKLANFDKDWIYTAIPSASYTNVPPGDYTFYAKGTNNDGIWGKAAILRIKIMPPFWATVWAYGLYVLFTGGLIFLLARFFILRSLLRRDQELTQLKLNFFTNISHEIRTHLSLIFGPVEKLILQGQADVENAKELQIIKKSSNSLLQLVNELMNFRKAETGNLRLHVSEDNIVSVLNEIYNSFYDTSLSRNITTEFITPVENIQLYFDRVQLEKVFFNLIHNAFKFTYDGGRISIVVEENKDTVTITIADNGKGIAPENLENLFKNYFQENDYGKQNTGYGIGLALAKSIVELHKGSITVESEILPDGNSTSFQVTLKKGMDHFGNKALITSAVISDNPGRYEEKTDNDFTTISSAIDDDLTSPTGKDKLILVVEDNADIRSFINNSLKDHYKVIQSVNGLEGWESATECIPDIIISDVMMPEMDGFTLCNKLKTDERTSHIPVILLTAKAMSSNHINGLKMGADVYLTKPFSVEVLMLQISNLLKLSEKIRESISHKFKTGDGIPISSLSPLHNNDEVEKLLNKIDNEFLSRVISIVEEHIDSLEFGVPHLAKAVAMSQPVLYKKLHMLTGMPVNDFIKSIKMNNAVLLLQSKRYNINEIAYMVGFSDRKYFSKEFKKRFGKTPSEFLA
- a CDS encoding right-handed parallel beta-helix repeat-containing protein → MKKILTILILGCNVLCAFSKTYYVDSKAGSDSNSGLSSDKPWQSLIKVNEHAFTAGDSLLFKRGETWEGQLAPVGSGIPGKPVVFGAYGKGALPEIKAAGHFRDALLIKNVEYLVVEYLSLSNFDSNVASQKTGPTGVRILAENIGTLHNIRLANLHVHDVNGDNKKGSAEGCGIFWDCEGPMRSNIEHLLIENCTVERVDRNGIRGNGTFSVRSNWFPNKDLIIRNSILKDIGGDGIVVKAFDTALIEHNKLFYIRTRALDNAVAIWPHSSDHVLIQYNEVAYTKNENWANDGQSFDIDGNCRHTVIQYNYSHDNDGGFALVISDVINNDNVKTTDNIIQYNLSVNDGLKRKRLFNFAGITDSTIIKGNIFYNDSEKQYTTEVADMDGRPVNLYFEENYFSYPGKTFGVFSQSPQKYAQTFFVNNSFVGSIAGRNNIPNIKDDDKPKRELSGKSITTFPWKYMPEKLKKQAVLFPESLYQSIIGLPVK
- a CDS encoding glycosyl hydrolase, which translates into the protein METKFVHIPDSVQTSVYWYWISGNISKEGVVKDLEAMKKVGINRAFIGNIGLDDVPYGKVKMFTDEWWDILHAALKAATRLNIQIGIFNGPGWSQSGGPWIKAGQSMRYITSSQVMVKGPMAFSEPLDKPQADFQDVKVLAYPVAADYDKDISALKPELSSEPAIDSLSNLMDHDTKTGIHLKGGQPFTLNIDTKTPYTVRSVVITATNQAVRLEGEIQAKVNDAYVTIKHFVIDRSNPALNTGFIPFGPAAFSIPATISNNFRLVFTGVSPNSDLAEIKLSATPMVENYIEKTLAKMWPTPHPFWEAYQWVPQPVEKSAYIIDPAKVIDLSKYMTADGTLTWNVPAGNWIIERSGMAPTNVTNSPAPPEGRGMEVDKMSKEHVAEHFNAFLGEIMKRIPAEDRKTWKVTVEDSYETGSQNWTDSLIPEFEQTYHYDPTPYIPVLQGKVVGSEDMSDRFLWDLRRLIADDVSFKYVGGLRDISHKYGLTTWLENYGHWGYPGEFLQYGGQSDEVGGEFWSEGDLGDIENRAASSSAHIYGKTKVSAESFTAAGSPFYRYPAMFKKRGDRFFTEGINNTLLHVYISQPDSLKLPGMSAWFGVEFNRLNTWFFDMDILLKYIKRCNMMLQQGHYVADAAYFIGEDAPKMTGVTDPALPQGYSYDYINGDVIKQRLSVSNGKLVLPNGISYSILVLPKLETIRPELLSKIKELVQQGAVVLGPKPLRSPSLANYPEADQQVKRMADELWGKVDGTMVKVNHYGKGLVISGMDMQQAFDMIKVVPDLKITKSDSILFIHRQLPDGSVYFVSNQKNKTVNISTAFRINGKSPELWNAIDGSTRDLPAYHQNGVTTSIPMQLAPFESAFVVFRKNTTNTGDTTKSNYAAVKKTISINQPWTVDFDHAMRGPAKPVIFNTLTDWTQNTNDSIKYYAGTAYYHNTFKVDKTAKGARYIIDLGVARAIAKVTVNGIEMGGAWTPPYQVDITKALKPGINKLDIKVVNTWLNRLIGDSAIPAAQRQTAVVNWINAQTQLESSGLLGPVKINIIN